CGCCTCCTGCGCCGCGCGCAGATCGCGCAGGGAAAAGACATCCGCCACGACGGGCCGGATCTCCCCCCGCTCGATATAGCCGACGAGATCGGCGAACATCTCCGGCGTCTGGCGGGTGCTGCCGATCAGCGTCAGATCCTTCAGATAGAGCGTGCGCAGATCCAGCTCCACGATCGGGCCCGCGATCGCGCCCGAGGTGACATAGCGCCCATGCGGAACCAGCGCATCCAGAAGCGCCGGCCAGCGCGGCCCGCCCACGAGATCCAGCACCACATCGAACGCATCCTGCGGCAGCGCATCCTCGCGCGTTAGGATCGCATCGGCCCCGAGCGCCGTGACATCGTCGGCCTTCGCCGCGCTCGTCTGCGCCGTCACATGCGCGCCCCGCCGCTTGGCCAGCTGGATCACGGCCGATCCGACCCCGCCCGACGCGCCGGTGATCAGCACCCGTTCGGCACCGATGCCCGCGCGCTGGATCATCCCCTCGGCGGTGGAGAAGGAGCAAGGGAAGGTCGCAAGCTCCACATCCGACAGGGGGCAGTCGATGCGGAACGCGTTTTCGGCCCCGATGGTGGCGTATTCGGCGAACGCGCCGTCCCGTTCGGCCCCGAAAGTGTGAAGCGCATCGGGCGCGCCGCCCGCGGGGCGGTACATCGGGCGCAGCAACACCCGTTCGCCGATGCGGGCGGGATC
This DNA window, taken from Falsirhodobacter algicola, encodes the following:
- a CDS encoding alcohol dehydrogenase family protein, which encodes MTLPKRMKAMVLTGHGGFDRLVWREDVAVPSPAKGEVLVRIGGAAVNNTDVNTRTGWYSKAVRGDTAAAAADGYGGTSDADGGWSGAMSFPRIQGADGCGRIVATGTGVDPARIGERVLLRPMYRPAGGAPDALHTFGAERDGAFAEYATIGAENAFRIDCPLSDVELATFPCSFSTAEGMIQRAGIGAERVLITGASGGVGSAVIQLAKRRGAHVTAQTSAAKADDVTALGADAILTREDALPQDAFDVVLDLVGGPRWPALLDALVPHGRYVTSGAIAGPIVELDLRTLYLKDLTLIGSTRQTPEMFADLVGYIERGEIRPVVADVFSLRDLRAAQEAFLQKGHIGKIGLRIED